A single Xiphias gladius isolate SHS-SW01 ecotype Sanya breed wild chromosome 18, ASM1685928v1, whole genome shotgun sequence DNA region contains:
- the r3hdml gene encoding R3H domain containing-like, with the protein MGAACAQLLLAATLWMMPHMGAAAAAAAVLSSSGELLNTTRAGAGTQSDIRMLTGTAGVSRSRRTRAISSSEINALLDYHNRVRAQVSPPAANMEYMLWDEGLAKTAYSWASLCIWDHGPTRAMKYMGQNLSITTGRYQSITDLIGSWYDERHHFSYPNRCSGSVCSHYTQMVWASTNRLGCAVRKCSNMYVFGSTWREATLLVCNYSIKGNWVGEAPYQTGRPCSICPASYGGSCWRNQCSPNTKTGRLSS; encoded by the exons ATGGGTGCCGCCTGCGCTCAGCTCCTGTTGGCCGCCACCCTCTGGATGATGCCTCACATGggagccgccgccgccgccgccgccgtgCTGTCGAGCTCCGGGGAGCTGCTCAACACGACCAGAGCTGGCGCTGGGACACAGTCTGACATCAGGATGCTCACTGGAACTGCCGGTGTATCTCGCAGCAGACGCACGCGAGCCATTTCATCCAGCGAGATAAACGCCCTGCTGGATTACCACAACCGAGTCCGCGCTCAAGTCTCCCCCCCCGCAGCTAATATGGAGTACATG CTCTGGGATGAGGGATTGGCTAAAACAGCTTACTCCTGGGCTTCACTATGCATTTGGGATCATGGCCCGACGCGGGCCATGAAATATATGGGCCAAAACCTGTCAATCACTACAGGAAG GTACCAGTCTATCACTGATCTGATCGGGTCCTGGTATGACGAGAGGCACCATTTCTCCTACCCGAACAGATGCAGTGGATCCGTGTGCTCTCACTATACTCAG ATGGTGTGGGCGAGCACCAACAGACTGGGATGTGCTGTCAGGAAGTGCTCCAACATGTACGTGTTTGGGAGCACCTGGAGGGAGGCGACGCTGCTGGTCTGCAACTACTCCATAAA AGGAAACTGGGTGGGAGAAGCTCCCTACCAGACTGGGAGGCCTTGTTCCATCTGCCCGGCCAGCTACGGCGGCTCCTGCTGGAGAAACCAGTGCTCACCGAACACGAAAACCGGGAGGCTTTCAAGTTAA